In Anguilla rostrata isolate EN2019 chromosome 1, ASM1855537v3, whole genome shotgun sequence, a genomic segment contains:
- the LOC135238612 gene encoding acyl-coenzyme A thioesterase 5-like, whose translation MLMFIGFKMAFAVRKPGSACFTHAARRFVNTSNGLTSTPVKFNIKPDKKCLFDTPVHIKVEGLRPKQHVIFRATLTDEKQDKFVSSAHFEADTRGVLDLSKSAALWGDYVGVHPMGFMWAMKPQTELGRLFRKDVTSPFKVHLSVHEKTASGSEEPMIASCIHERGFIGDGVQRIPVREGRIRATLFLPPGEGPFPGVIDLGGTAGGLLEYRACLLANYGFATMCLAYFAYDDLPKRLLELHLEYFEEALQFFQNLPQVRKGGVGIMGISKGADLSLSMASFLEGVSAVVSVNGCNANLQCPLHYRGMSMPGLGLSIDRVVIRDNGVLNVRDCYHDPRAPENAACLVPIERAAARFLFAIAQDDQVWEAERYARQAEEQLLAHGRPRPEILLLPGAGHLLEPPFFPSCSVSYHKFAGTSLEWGGQPESHNAAQEKYWRRVREFFWENLGGAVHSKL comes from the exons ATGCTTATGTTTATcggttttaaaatggcttttgcCGTGAGGAAACCCGGTTCTGCGTGCTTTACTCATGCAGCGCGGCGCTTTGTGAACACCAGCAATGGACTCACTTCTACCCCGGtaaaatttaatataaaacCAGACAAAAAGTGTTTATTTGACACTCCTGTGCATATAAAAGTGGAAGGTTTGCGCCCGAAACAGCACGTTATTTTCCGTGCAACACTGACGGACGAGAAACAGGATAAGTTTGTGTCTAGCGCTCATTTTGAGGCGGACACTCGAGGTGTGCTCGATCTGAGTAAATCTGCGGCTCTTTGGGGAGACTACGTCGGGGTTCATCCCATGGGATTCATGTGGGCTATGAAACCTCAGACAGAGCTGGGAAGGTTGTTTAGAAAAGATGTGACTTCACCCTTCAAAGTGCACCTTTCCGTGCACGAGAAAACAGCCTCCGGTAGTGAAGAGCCGATGATAGCTTCCTGCATTCACGAGCGAGGGTTCATTGGGGACGGGGTGCAAAGGATCCCGGTGAGAGAGGGACGGATTCGAGCAACTTTATTTCTACCGCCCG GAGAGGGCCCGTTTCCTGGCGTTATAGACCTGGGGGGAACAGCGGGGGGGCTGCTGGAGTACCGGGCGTGTCTCCTGGCCAACTATGGCTTCGCCACCATGTGCCTGGCCTACTTCGCCTACGACGATTTGCCTAAGAGGCTTCTGGAACTTCACCTGGAGTACTTCGAGGAGGCCCTGCAGTTCTTCCAAAACCTGCCGCAG GTGAGGAAGGGAGGCGTGGGGATCATGGGCATCTCCAAGGGGGCGGACCTCTCCCTGTCCATGGCCAGCTTCCTGGAGGGCGTGTCGGCGGTGGTGAGCGTGAACGGCTGCAATGCCAACCTGCAGTGCCCACTGCACTACAGGGGCATGAGCATGCCCGGCCTGGGCCTGTCCATCGACCGCGTGGTCATCCGCGACAACGGCGTGCTCAACGTGCGCGACTGCTACCACGACCCCCGCGCCCCCGAGAACGCCGCCTGCCTGGTGCCCATCGAGCGGGCCGCCGCCCGCTTCCTGTTCGCCATCGCCCAGGACGACCAGGTGTGGGAGGCAGAGCGCTACGCACGGCAGGCGGAGGAGCAGCTGCTGGCCCACGGCCGGCCGCGCCCCGAAATCCTGCTGCTGCCTGGGGCGGGGCACCTGCTGGAGCCCCCCTTCTTCCCCTCCTGCTCCGTCTCCTACCACAAGTTTGCGGGCACCTCcttggagtggggggggcagcCCGAATCCCACAACGCCGCCCAGGAGAAGTACTGGCGCCGAGTGCGAGAGTTCTTCTGGGAGAacctggggggggcggtgcaCAGTAAACTCTGA
- the LOC135238601 gene encoding cytosolic phospholipase A2 zeta-like, with translation MPTTASRIAAQALPLLSVALLRHREKRRKVPRHRETWRDAGPYWNVTVKVLRASYIPKLDVLSETDCYVSLRLPTASSRTYRTRTARKSRFPKWNETFRFRVHSHVKNILELNVCDEDLLDVDYSTVLFDLNNLYPGKRERKVFALDPKEKDELWVEFEMEESKEVPGTYITNGVLVAGPFSLLEVKVEETSKEKERQDLVLKLNGAYEQEQVIRRADPGSGPAKPVLFHISRDLETELVVHRLQEENEEPKQKTEDDLENATEDESGACTVLLRSLPADQQVIMSVPVGQDEIDLRLKATDCSDELDVRLGFDIPVEEKRFLEKRSALVSRTLQDVLHLPLAPKPDQVPVVAVVGSGGGTRAMTGLYGTLIGLQSLGLLDAVSYITGVSGSTWAMSSLYANANWSKEGLETAVSVLKKEISKSAFGILSPSQLVYYRQDLQQKAKSGQLVSFIDFLGLGIEYLIHGKKNNGTLSSQQRAVAEGQNPYPIYTAVNMKNSISGSEAVSEWCEFTPYEVGIPKYGGSVRAEDFGSEFYMGHLIKRHPEIRISYLLGLWSSVLSFNLQQVILRLMGSVPSWITGLGDDIHDTDEQNPHPPAALHTYFIEPVGELAEMLDNLVTNRPIISHNYNFLHGFKLHWNYSENDGFLAWRDAHLDSFPNQMTPSDSKLHLVDSGFAVNSGFPPVLRPERHVDLILSFDYTWDRHQFKVLKDTARYCEDYHIPFPQIDFSSLEGQPLRECYLFKDDHNPQAPIVLHFPLTNASFRQYRAPGVRRMGKTELRGGDVDVESSSSPYRTMNLTYEPEDFQRLVALAAYNVSNSQDTILQALQLALHKCTPENGPAPYQHTPADSPAHKHTPENSTTQLHKHTPVGTEKRPRFCTIL, from the exons ATGCCCACCACGGCGAGCCGTATCGCGGCGCAGGCGCTGCCGTTGCTCTCCGTAGCCTTGCTTAGACACCGGGAGAAGCGACGGAAGGTTCCCAGGCACCGGGAAACGTGG agAGACGCTGGACCGTACTGGAATGTGACTGTGAAGGTCCTCCGTGCCAGCTATATTCCCAAGCTGGATGTCT TATCGGAGACAGACTGCTACGTTAGCCTGCGCCTCCCGACCGCCTCCTCCCGAACGTACCGCACCCGCACCGCGCGCAAGTCCCGTTTCCCCAAGTGGAACGAGACCTTCCGGTTCCGGGTGCACAGCCATGTGAAG AACATTCTGGAGCTGAATGTTTGCGATGAAGACTTGCTGGACGTTGATTACTCCACTGTCCTGTTTGATCTGAATAACCTGTAtccagggaagagagagaggaaggtcTTTGCCCTGGACCCCAAG GAAAAAGATGAGCTTTGGGTAGAGTTTGAGATGGAGGAGAG TAAAGAAGTACCAGGAACATACATCACTAATGGAGTACTGGTG GCTGGGCCATTCTCTCTCCTGGAGGTCAAAGTTGAAGAGACCTCCAAGGAAAAGG AGCGACAGGACCTGGTTCTGAAGCTGAATGGAGCGTATGAGCAGGAGCAGGTGATCCGGAGAGCAGACCCAGGCAGCGGCCCAGCCAAGCCGGTTCTGTTCCACATCAGCAGGGACCTGGAGACGGAGCTGGTGGTCCATCGCCTTCAGGAGGAG AATGAAGAGCCGAAGCAGAAGACAGAGGACGATCTTGAGAACGCGACAGAGGACGAATCGGGCGCGTGCACAGTCCTTCTACGGTCCCTCCCTGCAGACCAGCAAGTGATCATGTCTGTGCCGGTGGGACAG GATGAAATTGATCTGCGGCTGAAAGCTACTGATTG CTCAGATGAGCTGGACGTGCGTCTGGGTTTCGACATCCCCGTGGAGGAGAAGCGCTTTTTGGAGAAGAGGAGCGCTCTGGTGTCCCGCACTCTACAGGACGTCCTGCATCTCCCCTTGGCACCCAAACCCGATCAG GTGCCTGTGGTGGCGGTAGTGGGGTCCGGGGGCGGGACCAGAGCGATGACAGGGCTGTACGGGACTCTCATTGGCCTGCAGTCGCTGGGCCTGCTTGATGCGGTCAGCTACATCACAGGCGTGTCTGGATCCACATG gGCCATGTCCAGCCTGTATGCTAACGCTAACTGGTCGAAGGAGGGCCTGGAGACGGCGGTGTCTGTGCTGAAGAAGGAGATCAGTAAGAGTGCTTTCGGAATTTTGTCCCCCAGCCAGCTGGTATACTACCGGCAGGACCTGCAGCAGAAGGCGAAGAGCGGACAGCTGGTGTCCTTCATAGACTTCCTAGGCTTGGGCATCGAGTACCTGATCCACGGCAAG AAAAACAACGGTACCCTGTcaagccagcagagggcagtagcAGAAGGACAGAACCCCTATCCCATTTACACTGCTGTCAACATGAAGAACAGCATCAGTGGCAGTGAAGCTGTCTCCG AGTGGTGTGAGTTCACCCCCTATGAGGTGGGAATCCCCAAATATGGAGGGTCTGTACGGGCGGAAGACTTCGGCAGTGAATTCTACATGGGTCACCTGATCAAGAGACATCCAGAAATACGCATTTCCTACCTGCTGG ggCTGTGGAGCAGTGTTCTCTCCTTTAATCTGCAGCAGGTGATCCTTAGACTGATGGGCTCAGTGCCGTCCTGGATCACAGGCCTGGGAGACGACATTCATGACACAG ATGAGCagaacccccacccacccgccgCACTGCACACCTACTTCATCGAACCCGTCGGGGAGCTGGCGGAAATGTTGGACAACCTGGTGACCAACCGACCAATCATCAGCCACAACTACAACTTCCTGCATGGGTTCAAGCTGCACTGGAACTACAGTGAGAACGACGGCTTCCTCGCCTGGAGAG ACGCACACCTGGACTCCTTTCCCAACCAGATGACGCCTTCGGACTCCAAGCTGCACCTGGTGGACTCGGGCTTTGCCGTGAACTCGGGGTTCCCCCCCGTCCTGCGCCCCGAGAGGCACGTGGACCTCATCCTCTCCTTCGACTATACCTGGGACCGCCATCAGTTTAAG GTTCTGAAGGACACAGCGCGGTACTGTGAGGACTACCACATCCCCTTCCCTCAGATCGACTTCAGCAGCCTGGAGGGCCAGCCGCTGCGGGAGTGCTACCTCTTTAAGGATGACCACAACCCGCAAGCTCCCATAGTGCTTCACTTCCCCCTCACCAACGCGTCCTTCAGGCAGTACCGCGCCCCAG gtgtgaggcGTATGGGGAAGACGGAGCTGAGGGGGGGAGATGTGGACGTGGAGAGCAGCAGCTCCCCCTACAGGACGATGAACCTAACTTACGAGCCGGAGGACTTCCAGCGGCTGGTGGCTCTCGCCGCCTATAACGTCAGCAACAGCCAGGACACCATCCTGCAGGCTCTCCAGCTCGCCCTGCACAAGTGCACACCTGAGAATGGCCCCGCCCCATACCAGCACACACCTGCggacagccccgcccacaaacacacacctgagaacAGCACTACTCAG ttacacaaacacacacctgtgggTACTGAAAAGCGGCCTCGTTTCTGCACTATACTGTAG